One genomic segment of Allocatelliglobosispora scoriae includes these proteins:
- a CDS encoding ATP-grasp domain-containing protein, whose protein sequence is MTAVMVGYAGMLLRVLAGHYPDGSVVVVETPETIERRDLHRVADKVALVDAVIGVPGLDPDAIVAALAGHRGGVPVDRVVPGTEAAVVAAADLARRLGLPGAGVPAALLFRDKLRLREAAELARLHQPDWREVDGPAALAAALPDLGGDRFVLKPSNRAGSEGVSMFDTADDPAEVWQRTAGAVSAGIAYAEPARFLVETRLTGPEVSVECLVHEGQVVFTNLTDKHVLPGDHPVEIGHQVRGPLAARSGSALTECMRRLTAVSGLRNGILHGEWILTPQGPALVECAARIPGDRIMELLELAYDGPVAQLYFEIMAGQAPHRIPRSLRGAAIRYLTPQPGTVTGVDGIAQARDLPGVHDVVVDAWPGQRLGPVRASHDRVGHVLATGADADQAWATAGLAAATISIATR, encoded by the coding sequence ATGACCGCGGTGATGGTCGGTTACGCCGGAATGCTGCTGCGGGTGCTGGCCGGGCACTACCCGGACGGTTCCGTGGTGGTGGTCGAGACCCCCGAGACGATCGAGCGCCGGGATCTGCACCGCGTTGCGGACAAGGTCGCCCTCGTCGACGCCGTCATCGGCGTACCCGGCCTCGACCCGGACGCCATCGTGGCCGCGCTCGCGGGGCACCGGGGCGGCGTACCCGTCGACCGGGTGGTGCCCGGCACCGAAGCGGCCGTGGTGGCGGCCGCGGACCTGGCGCGGCGCCTCGGCCTGCCCGGCGCGGGCGTGCCCGCCGCGCTGCTCTTCCGCGACAAGCTGCGGTTGCGCGAGGCGGCCGAGCTGGCCCGGCTGCACCAGCCCGACTGGCGCGAGGTCGACGGCCCGGCCGCGCTCGCCGCCGCACTGCCCGACCTCGGCGGCGACCGGTTCGTCCTCAAGCCCTCCAACCGGGCCGGCAGCGAGGGGGTGTCCATGTTCGACACCGCCGACGACCCGGCCGAGGTCTGGCAGCGCACCGCCGGTGCCGTGTCGGCGGGCATCGCCTACGCCGAACCGGCCCGCTTCCTGGTCGAGACGCGCCTCACCGGTCCGGAGGTGAGCGTGGAGTGCCTGGTCCACGAGGGCCAGGTCGTGTTCACCAACCTCACCGACAAGCACGTCCTGCCGGGTGACCACCCCGTGGAGATCGGACACCAGGTCCGCGGCCCGCTCGCGGCGCGGAGCGGTTCGGCGCTGACCGAGTGCATGCGGCGGCTGACCGCCGTCAGCGGCCTGCGCAACGGCATCCTTCACGGCGAGTGGATCCTCACCCCGCAGGGTCCCGCCCTCGTCGAGTGCGCCGCCCGGATCCCCGGTGACCGGATCATGGAGCTGCTGGAGCTGGCCTACGACGGGCCGGTCGCCCAGCTCTACTTCGAGATCATGGCCGGTCAGGCCCCGCACCGCATACCGCGGTCGCTCCGGGGTGCCGCGATCCGCTACCTGACCCCGCAGCCGGGCACCGTCACCGGCGTCGACGGCATCGCCCAGGCGCGGGACCTGCCGGGCGTGCACGACGTGGTCGTGGACGCCTGGCCCGGTCAGCGGCTCGGCCCGGTCCGCGCCTCGCACGACCGCGTCGGCCATGTCCTCGCCACCGGCGCCGACGCCGACCAGGCGTGGGCGACGGCCGGGCTCGCCGCCGCGACGATCAGCATCGCCACCCGATGA
- a CDS encoding ATP-grasp domain-containing protein, producing the protein MPVRVVVLGGRANILEGTHGLGLDTVLIHREGGYEPRAAQLTERIVHADLGDYALLEKIVRDLHAERPFARVLSLTEDCLVPAAQLNEALGLGGNSVASVRLLKDKVAMRGHLAERGISPVRWRVVDGLDATVRFLGEVGDRIIIKPVDGAGSESVFPIAGEQEARAAWELLGERPMLAEEFLRGTELSVETFSHAGRHVVITSTDKVLSPGLVEIGHTIPSRVDLDGTGIADLVHRFLDAVGIVEGPAHTEVILGPAGPRIVESHNRIGGGSLRELIQLAYGIDLARWAASVPLGLEPGPAEPPAMRHGAAVRFLTARPGIIQRFDGVAEAAADSDITVHLTAKPGDRATPLRSSHDRTIGFVIGRGVDAADAAARCEAARDRIDVVTAAD; encoded by the coding sequence ATGCCGGTACGCGTCGTGGTGCTGGGTGGTCGCGCGAACATCCTCGAAGGCACGCACGGGCTTGGCCTGGACACCGTTCTCATCCACCGCGAGGGCGGTTACGAACCGCGCGCCGCGCAGCTCACCGAACGGATCGTCCACGCCGATCTCGGCGACTACGCCCTCCTGGAGAAGATCGTCCGCGACCTGCACGCCGAGCGCCCCTTCGCCCGGGTCCTGTCGCTGACCGAGGACTGCCTCGTCCCGGCCGCCCAGCTCAACGAGGCGCTGGGGCTCGGCGGCAACAGCGTGGCGAGCGTCCGGCTGCTCAAGGACAAGGTGGCGATGCGCGGGCACCTCGCCGAGCGGGGCATCAGCCCGGTGCGCTGGCGGGTCGTCGACGGCCTCGACGCCACCGTGCGGTTCCTGGGCGAGGTCGGCGACCGGATCATCATCAAGCCCGTCGACGGCGCGGGCAGCGAGAGCGTCTTCCCCATCGCCGGCGAGCAGGAGGCGCGCGCGGCCTGGGAGCTGCTGGGCGAGCGGCCGATGCTCGCGGAGGAGTTCCTGCGCGGCACCGAGCTCAGCGTCGAGACCTTCTCCCACGCCGGCCGGCACGTGGTGATCACCAGCACCGACAAGGTGCTCTCCCCCGGGCTCGTCGAGATCGGGCACACCATCCCCAGCCGCGTCGACCTCGACGGCACCGGCATCGCCGACCTGGTCCACCGGTTCCTGGACGCGGTCGGGATCGTGGAGGGCCCCGCGCACACCGAGGTCATCCTCGGGCCCGCCGGACCGCGCATCGTCGAGTCCCACAACCGGATCGGCGGCGGCAGCCTGCGCGAGCTCATCCAGCTCGCCTACGGCATCGACCTCGCCCGCTGGGCCGCCTCGGTGCCGCTGGGCCTGGAACCCGGACCCGCCGAGCCCCCCGCCATGCGCCACGGCGCCGCCGTCCGCTTCCTCACCGCGCGGCCCGGCATCATCCAGCGCTTCGACGGCGTGGCCGAGGCCGCGGCCGACAGCGACATCACCGTCCACCTGACCGCGAAGCCGGGCGACCGCGCCACCCCGCTGCGCTCCTCCCACGACCGGACGATCGGATTCGTCATCGGCCGCGGTGTGGACGCCGCGGACGCCGCAGCCCGCTGCGAAGCCGCCCGCGACCGCATCGACGTCGTCACCGCCGCCGACTGA
- a CDS encoding MFS transporter, which yields MTATATAAPPAPGRSSSWPRSGDERRLVLIALIDSLGSGAFMAASVVLFTRLLGLSAVQIGTAIAVAGVAGMAFAVPWGITADRFGTRRVLQLLQLWRAIGFLGYVLVDDFTGYLVVTLLLGLAEKASPPLTTAVAAATVEPDRRVQLLAYLRSVRNVGFTAGSLLATLAVLAGDRTALLLVVCGNAATFVFAAAMLGTLRARQAPPAASRTEAGAPLRRRPWFCLSALLSGAISIHRPLLAIGLPLWLIGHTSAPPAMVTVLIAVNTVLVMLLQVRFSRRSDAPVEAARQLRLAAVMLAGFALLISVSAGAGGWVVIVLPVLAVLALTCGELWHSAGSWGLSLALSPERFRGRFLTAFNLGVNAVDVTGAVLITAVVLPAGMLGWIGLAAVLAALGAAAVPVSARAEREAQQAAPLHHSQPTP from the coding sequence ATGACCGCCACCGCCACCGCCGCGCCGCCCGCACCCGGTCGCAGCTCCTCCTGGCCCCGCTCCGGCGACGAGCGCCGCCTCGTCCTGATCGCCCTCATCGACTCCCTCGGCAGCGGCGCCTTCATGGCCGCGTCGGTCGTGCTCTTCACCCGGCTGCTCGGGCTGAGCGCGGTCCAGATCGGCACCGCCATCGCCGTCGCCGGCGTCGCCGGGATGGCCTTCGCCGTCCCGTGGGGCATCACCGCCGACCGGTTCGGCACCCGCCGCGTCCTGCAGCTCCTGCAGCTCTGGCGCGCGATCGGATTCCTCGGCTATGTGCTGGTCGACGACTTCACCGGCTACCTGGTCGTGACGCTGCTGCTCGGCCTCGCGGAGAAGGCGAGCCCGCCGCTGACCACCGCCGTCGCGGCGGCGACGGTGGAGCCGGACCGGCGGGTGCAGCTCCTGGCCTACCTGCGCAGCGTGCGCAATGTCGGCTTCACCGCGGGCTCCCTCCTGGCGACCCTCGCCGTGCTCGCGGGCGACCGCACCGCGCTGCTCCTCGTGGTCTGCGGCAACGCCGCCACCTTCGTCTTCGCCGCCGCCATGCTCGGCACGCTGCGCGCGCGGCAGGCACCGCCGGCCGCGTCCCGCACCGAGGCCGGCGCCCCGCTGCGGCGGCGCCCCTGGTTCTGCCTCTCCGCGCTGCTGTCGGGGGCGATCAGCATCCACCGCCCGCTGCTCGCGATCGGCCTGCCGCTGTGGCTGATCGGCCACACCAGCGCGCCGCCCGCGATGGTCACGGTGCTGATCGCCGTCAACACGGTGCTGGTGATGCTCCTGCAGGTCCGGTTCAGCCGCCGTAGCGACGCACCCGTCGAGGCGGCGCGGCAGCTACGCCTCGCCGCGGTGATGCTCGCCGGTTTCGCCCTGCTGATCTCCGTCTCGGCCGGTGCCGGCGGCTGGGTCGTCATCGTCCTGCCCGTCCTCGCCGTGCTGGCGCTGACCTGCGGGGAGCTGTGGCATTCGGCCGGATCCTGGGGTCTGTCGCTGGCGCTGAGCCCGGAGCGGTTCCGGGGCCGGTTCCTGACCGCTTTCAACCTCGGCGTCAACGCCGTCGACGTCACCGGTGCCGTTCTGATCACGGCAGTGGTCCTGCCTGCGGGAATGCTCGGCTGGATCGGGCTCGCAGCGGTCCTGGCGGCCCTCGGCGCCGCTGCGGTCCCGGTGTCCGCCCGAGCGGAGCGGGAGGCGCAGCAGGCCGCGCCGCTTCACCACTCCCAGCCCACCCCGTAG
- a CDS encoding methylaspartate mutase: MADSGAGEPLPDPGETAAYLTELGKPTVAEVLRSARERGRVALQPRCGVGDHPKMGALLQRLEQDGRADILTITIDSHTRLGRFDRALASLRRDPDTLNGYPLVTHGWRRGRELNEQVGPPLQIRHGSPDARTLFQVSVAAGITSFEGGGITYNLPYSKDVPLRDSMSAWREVDARCGELAELGVVVDREMFGTLTAVLMPPSISLAISLIEAVSAAAEGVRCLSISYPQSGNVVQDIAALQAIPVLAARYLPSTVEVHPVLHEFMGVFPRERHHAEQLIFFGALVARLGGAAKLVTKTYQEAFGIPDPAANAAGLRLADIANSSLLDFVTVDTAATAEEREWILREVADIVDPVLGQPRLINAVVTAFADGRLDVPFSASRHARSEIIPGRDPAGAIRYHSWGRLPMSEPVVRRNRLMLRQQSAAAPTDLFDVLQDDINYFPRLFGETAVQNIGHGGPALRP; encoded by the coding sequence ATGGCCGATAGCGGCGCGGGCGAGCCGCTGCCCGATCCGGGCGAGACCGCCGCCTACCTCACCGAGCTTGGCAAACCGACCGTCGCCGAGGTCCTGCGATCGGCCCGGGAACGGGGACGCGTCGCGCTGCAGCCCCGATGCGGTGTCGGCGACCACCCGAAGATGGGCGCGCTCCTGCAGCGCCTGGAGCAGGACGGCCGGGCCGACATCCTCACCATCACCATCGACTCCCACACCCGGCTCGGCCGGTTCGACCGGGCGCTCGCCTCGCTGCGCCGCGACCCGGACACGCTCAATGGCTACCCGCTCGTCACCCACGGCTGGCGCCGGGGCCGGGAGCTCAACGAGCAGGTCGGGCCGCCGCTGCAGATCCGGCACGGCTCACCCGACGCCCGCACCCTGTTCCAGGTCTCCGTCGCCGCGGGCATCACCTCCTTCGAGGGCGGCGGGATCACCTACAACCTGCCCTACTCCAAGGACGTACCGCTGCGGGACTCGATGTCCGCGTGGCGGGAGGTCGACGCCCGCTGCGGCGAGCTCGCGGAGCTGGGCGTCGTCGTCGACCGGGAGATGTTCGGCACCCTCACCGCGGTGCTGATGCCGCCCTCGATCAGCCTGGCGATCAGCCTGATCGAGGCCGTGTCGGCCGCCGCCGAAGGGGTGCGGTGCCTGTCCATCTCCTATCCGCAGAGCGGCAACGTCGTGCAGGACATCGCCGCGCTGCAGGCGATCCCCGTGCTGGCCGCCCGCTACCTGCCGTCCACGGTCGAGGTCCACCCCGTGCTGCACGAGTTCATGGGCGTCTTCCCCCGCGAGCGCCACCACGCCGAGCAGCTCATCTTCTTCGGCGCGCTCGTCGCCCGGCTCGGCGGCGCGGCGAAGCTCGTCACCAAGACCTACCAGGAGGCCTTCGGCATCCCCGACCCGGCCGCCAACGCCGCGGGTCTGCGGCTGGCCGACATCGCCAACTCGTCGCTGCTCGACTTCGTCACCGTGGACACCGCCGCCACCGCGGAGGAGCGGGAGTGGATCCTGCGGGAGGTCGCCGACATCGTCGATCCCGTCCTGGGCCAGCCCCGCCTGATCAACGCGGTCGTGACGGCCTTCGCCGACGGGCGGCTGGACGTGCCGTTCAGCGCGAGCCGGCACGCCCGGTCCGAGATCATCCCGGGGCGTGATCCGGCCGGAGCCATCCGCTACCACTCCTGGGGACGGCTGCCCATGTCCGAACCGGTCGTCCGGCGCAACCGCCTGATGCTCCGGCAGCAGTCCGCTGCCGCGCCGACGGACCTGTTCGACGTCCTCCAGGACGACATCAACTACTTCCCGCGCCTGTTCGGTGAGACCGCGGTCCAGAACATCGGGCACGGCGGCCCCGCGCTCAGACCGTGA
- a CDS encoding fatty acid desaturase: protein MTVLASRTQPARADRPAASEIRDSMTVLPRWCQLPLTLLTGKPYTGQAAPQLTATFHLAAAVASVVVGVAIAAAGWLTAGWALLLLPAGWAATLHGARNLRMLIFHQCSHRNMYGRRSLDNAIGYAIPSLLIIQNFQRYSREHVSDHHAVHHMTLRDPTVQAFLVSLGLRPGTTRRQMWTTVLRKLVSPWFHLQFLVARIRSFATGSAPAEKAAAIGIYGTAAVLATAADAWALLAVVWFVPLVPLYQISNTLRLCVKHTFPTADTTHRRGREHFAGLTNAIFLGSPAPAPGASPLRAALAWLGWSARMLLWHLPVRYLVLTGDTVVHDFHHRYPVSRRWVDYIFARQHDLDAGHPGWPPYTEEWGLIAAINRVFDSLAAADPDEFDIRRIASVSRRELFAAFDD, encoded by the coding sequence ATGACCGTGCTCGCGTCACGAACGCAGCCCGCCAGAGCAGACCGACCGGCCGCGTCCGAGATCAGGGACTCGATGACCGTCCTGCCCCGCTGGTGCCAGCTGCCGCTGACCCTCCTCACCGGCAAGCCGTACACCGGTCAGGCCGCGCCGCAGCTGACGGCGACCTTCCACCTCGCCGCCGCCGTGGCCTCCGTCGTCGTCGGGGTGGCCATCGCCGCGGCCGGCTGGCTCACGGCCGGCTGGGCCCTGCTGCTCCTGCCGGCCGGCTGGGCGGCGACCCTGCACGGCGCCCGCAACCTGCGCATGCTCATCTTCCACCAGTGCTCGCACCGCAACATGTACGGGCGGCGCAGCCTCGACAACGCGATCGGCTACGCCATCCCCAGCCTGCTGATCATCCAGAACTTCCAGCGATACAGCCGCGAACACGTCAGCGACCACCACGCCGTGCACCACATGACCCTGCGCGACCCCACCGTCCAGGCCTTCCTCGTCTCCCTGGGCCTGCGCCCCGGCACGACCCGCCGCCAGATGTGGACCACCGTCCTGCGCAAGCTCGTCTCGCCGTGGTTCCACCTGCAGTTCCTGGTCGCCCGGATCCGGTCCTTCGCCACCGGCTCGGCACCGGCGGAGAAGGCCGCCGCCATCGGGATCTACGGCACCGCCGCCGTGCTCGCCACGGCCGCCGACGCCTGGGCCCTGCTGGCGGTCGTCTGGTTCGTGCCCCTGGTGCCGCTCTACCAGATCAGCAACACCCTGCGGCTGTGCGTCAAACACACCTTCCCCACCGCCGACACCACCCACCGGCGGGGCAGGGAGCACTTCGCGGGCCTCACCAACGCGATCTTCCTCGGCTCGCCCGCTCCGGCACCCGGCGCGTCCCCGCTGCGGGCGGCGCTGGCGTGGCTCGGCTGGTCCGCGCGGATGCTGCTGTGGCACCTGCCGGTCCGCTACCTGGTCCTCACCGGCGACACCGTCGTGCACGACTTCCACCACCGCTACCCGGTCAGCCGCCGGTGGGTCGACTACATCTTCGCCCGCCAGCACGACCTCGACGCCGGACACCCGGGCTGGCCGCCCTACACCGAGGAGTGGGGACTGATCGCGGCGATCAACCGGGTCTTCGACTCCCTCGCCGCCGCCGACCCCGACGAGTTCGACATCCGGCGCATCGCCTCGGTCAGCCGACGCGAACTCTTCGCCGCCTTCGACGACTGA
- a CDS encoding ATP-grasp domain-containing protein has product MTTQQSGHVVIVHRWRDRYAHYPSYVDHAGRPVTYVTTALGRESVPASAAEILVLDPAAGDTIRDAVASLARRHGPPVAIIALKEGDLPEVAALRAEYGCAGRHPEDLRRFLDKLEMARRVEAAGLRLPAYAEATDAAAVAAFADRVGWPVIVKPRRGSASSGVRRITSATDLVGFAPERPSIVQEFVDEQIYHVDGVFDGHRLGPWRASRYVNTCLGFTTGDPLGSVEEDDPATLSVIEDFTERMARAMSAEPWIFHLEMFVGEDAAGAPRATFLEVGCRVGGAEIPFIWRDLHGLDLMRIEVALQLGERPAVEPLAGGQPVGGWLLMPSPASAPCLIERSCSLLHLPDGPYAEKVLPAGEIVPASTDAFYEHVGGRFRFRGSTSGQVEAAIRAAAASFDLRCRSLAEPSLMAAAR; this is encoded by the coding sequence GTGACCACGCAGCAGTCCGGGCATGTCGTGATCGTCCACCGCTGGCGCGACCGCTACGCCCACTACCCGTCCTATGTCGACCACGCCGGCCGACCCGTCACCTATGTGACCACCGCGCTCGGCCGGGAATCGGTACCCGCGTCGGCCGCAGAGATCCTCGTCCTGGACCCCGCCGCCGGGGACACCATCCGCGACGCCGTCGCCTCGCTGGCCCGGCGGCACGGCCCGCCCGTGGCGATCATCGCGCTCAAGGAGGGCGACCTGCCCGAGGTCGCGGCGCTGCGAGCGGAGTACGGCTGTGCCGGCCGCCATCCCGAAGACCTGCGCCGGTTCCTCGACAAGCTGGAGATGGCGCGGCGCGTCGAGGCGGCCGGGCTGCGGCTGCCCGCATACGCCGAGGCCACCGACGCCGCCGCCGTGGCCGCCTTCGCCGACCGGGTCGGCTGGCCCGTCATCGTCAAACCGCGCCGCGGCAGCGCGAGCTCCGGCGTACGCCGGATCACCTCCGCCACGGACCTGGTCGGCTTCGCACCCGAGCGGCCCAGCATCGTCCAGGAGTTCGTCGACGAGCAGATCTACCACGTCGACGGGGTCTTCGACGGCCACCGCCTCGGCCCGTGGCGGGCGTCGCGCTACGTGAACACCTGCCTCGGCTTCACCACCGGCGACCCGCTCGGCTCGGTCGAAGAGGACGACCCGGCGACGCTGTCGGTCATCGAGGACTTCACCGAGCGGATGGCCCGGGCGATGTCCGCCGAACCGTGGATCTTCCACCTGGAGATGTTCGTGGGCGAGGACGCCGCCGGGGCGCCGCGGGCCACGTTCCTGGAGGTCGGCTGCCGGGTCGGCGGTGCCGAGATCCCCTTCATCTGGCGGGACCTGCACGGCCTGGACCTGATGCGGATCGAGGTGGCGCTGCAGCTCGGCGAGCGGCCCGCCGTCGAACCGCTCGCCGGTGGCCAGCCGGTCGGCGGGTGGCTGCTGATGCCGAGCCCGGCCTCGGCGCCGTGCCTGATCGAGCGCTCCTGCTCGCTGCTGCACCTGCCCGACGGCCCCTACGCGGAGAAGGTCCTGCCGGCGGGCGAGATCGTGCCCGCCTCCACCGACGCCTTCTACGAGCACGTCGGCGGCCGGTTCCGGTTCCGCGGCTCGACGAGTGGGCAGGTGGAGGCGGCGATCAGGGCCGCGGCGGCGAGCTTCGACCTGCGCTGCCGCTCCCTGGCGGAGCCGTCGCTGATGGCGGCGGCCCGATGA
- a CDS encoding condensation domain-containing protein codes for MSQDDPADEWLAAEFAGVAALPVPLTWGQSTLWTALHRPGLDQSMVSLRRVLPLPAPSDVDSALTAIGALLGRHSSLRTRLVATGGTPEQIVAAHGAQPVLLVRADPGDEGVAARVANRLSIDPVEHGREWPQRIAVVVAGGAVREVVVVFSHTTVDFLSARIVLRDLRLLFLGVPVAAPAGLQSADIAALEGSGTHARRARRAVAHCVRGYARLPQQTLPVLGPALTPRFGRTAMVSTAADAATRLLAARHGVSTATVLLAAIAAVASAWSGNPVVGIFTMVSNRFLDGYQDAIAKLNQLALTVVDLGDRPDFAALLPRVWRAALDAYQHAYHDPELMRAAFEAAGFPYATGVSPHCYVNDFRLATDADLTGRAVDEAEVRAAMDATTVTSAPGYEHFAWLTRVEIVDAPGGVRMILTADTSVLPPQAAERFLRGIERLLVDAAYRDVPWPFTV; via the coding sequence GTGTCACAGGACGACCCGGCGGACGAGTGGCTGGCGGCCGAGTTCGCCGGTGTCGCAGCGCTTCCGGTACCGCTCACCTGGGGGCAGAGCACGCTGTGGACGGCACTGCACCGGCCCGGCCTGGACCAGTCCATGGTGAGCCTGCGCCGTGTCCTTCCGCTGCCGGCACCGTCCGACGTGGACAGCGCCCTCACCGCCATCGGAGCCCTCCTCGGGCGGCACAGCTCGCTGCGTACCCGGCTGGTCGCGACCGGCGGCACGCCGGAACAGATCGTGGCCGCCCACGGCGCACAGCCGGTCCTCCTGGTCCGCGCCGACCCGGGCGACGAGGGTGTTGCGGCGCGAGTCGCCAACCGGCTCTCCATCGACCCGGTCGAGCACGGCCGGGAGTGGCCGCAGCGGATCGCGGTGGTCGTCGCGGGCGGGGCGGTACGCGAGGTGGTGGTCGTCTTCAGCCACACCACCGTCGACTTCCTGTCGGCCCGGATCGTCCTGCGGGATCTGCGGCTGCTGTTCCTCGGTGTACCGGTCGCCGCACCGGCCGGACTTCAATCGGCGGACATCGCCGCGTTGGAGGGCAGCGGCACGCATGCACGGCGGGCTCGGCGGGCGGTGGCGCACTGCGTACGCGGCTACGCGCGACTGCCGCAGCAGACCCTGCCGGTGCTCGGACCAGCTTTGACGCCACGGTTCGGGCGGACGGCGATGGTCTCCACCGCGGCCGACGCCGCCACCCGGCTTCTCGCCGCCCGCCACGGGGTGAGCACAGCAACCGTGCTGCTCGCCGCCATCGCCGCGGTCGCGTCGGCCTGGTCGGGCAACCCGGTGGTCGGCATCTTCACCATGGTCAGCAACCGCTTCCTCGACGGATACCAGGACGCGATCGCCAAACTCAACCAGCTCGCGCTCACCGTGGTCGACCTCGGCGACCGGCCGGACTTCGCCGCCCTGCTGCCCCGGGTGTGGCGGGCGGCGCTCGACGCGTACCAGCACGCTTATCACGACCCGGAGCTGATGCGCGCGGCGTTCGAGGCGGCGGGCTTCCCCTACGCCACCGGGGTGAGCCCGCACTGCTACGTCAACGACTTCCGGCTCGCCACCGACGCCGACCTGACCGGCCGGGCCGTGGACGAGGCCGAGGTGCGCGCGGCGATGGACGCCACCACGGTCACCTCGGCCCCTGGCTACGAGCACTTCGCCTGGCTCACCCGGGTCGAGATCGTCGACGCGCCCGGCGGTGTCCGGATGATCCTCACCGCGGACACCTCGGTGCTGCCGCCGCAGGCCGCCGAGCGCTTCCTGCGCGGCATCGAGCGCCTGCTCGTCGACGCCGCCTACCGGGACGTGCCGTGGCCGTTCACGGTCTGA
- a CDS encoding AbfB domain-containing protein — MQISLQSFNFSDRFVRHMGQLGELTPITSDLDRRDATFRLIDGLSDSRFVTFAASNLANHVLRQQGTRLRLDDKAAADSTFRADATFILTPGLADATAVSLRSVSQPDRFVRHRQFHLYVEQVVGDGDLMDATFTIASGFVS, encoded by the coding sequence ATGCAGATCTCCCTGCAATCGTTCAACTTCTCGGATCGGTTCGTCCGCCACATGGGCCAACTGGGCGAGCTGACCCCGATCACGTCGGACCTGGACCGCCGGGACGCCACGTTCCGCCTGATCGACGGCCTCTCCGACAGCAGGTTCGTCACGTTCGCGGCGAGCAATCTCGCCAACCACGTGCTGCGGCAGCAGGGGACCCGCCTGCGGCTCGACGACAAGGCGGCGGCGGACTCCACGTTCAGGGCGGACGCGACGTTCATCCTGACGCCGGGGCTCGCCGACGCGACCGCCGTGTCGCTCCGGTCGGTGAGCCAACCCGACCGGTTCGTCCGGCACCGGCAGTTCCACCTCTACGTCGAGCAGGTCGTCGGCGACGGCGACCTGATGGACGCGACGTTCACCATCGCCAGCGGATTCGTGAGCTGA
- a CDS encoding cobalamin-dependent protein (Presence of a B(12) (cobalamin)-binding domain implies dependence on cobalamin itself, in one of its several forms, or in some unusual lineages, dependence on a cobalamin-like analog.), translating into MPSPEERNGRLVILGVAASDSHAVANHLIAQALRTRGFTVVNLGVCTPVAEFADACERHPTAEAVIIGSLNGHVHEDLADLPAAKESGRIGVPVLVGGNLSVGAAKDPAAARHLRALGVDHVLDSVHELFELLDELHTTRPARFLLPPVGAGHGR; encoded by the coding sequence ATGCCATCGCCGGAAGAACGCAACGGCCGCCTCGTCATCCTCGGTGTCGCGGCCAGCGACAGCCACGCCGTCGCCAACCACCTCATCGCGCAGGCGCTGCGTACGCGGGGCTTCACCGTCGTGAACCTCGGCGTCTGCACCCCGGTGGCCGAGTTCGCCGACGCGTGCGAGCGCCACCCCACCGCCGAAGCGGTGATCATCGGCAGCCTCAACGGCCACGTCCACGAGGACCTCGCCGACCTGCCCGCGGCGAAGGAGTCCGGGCGCATCGGCGTACCGGTGCTGGTCGGGGGCAACCTGTCCGTCGGCGCCGCGAAGGACCCCGCCGCGGCCCGGCACCTGCGCGCGCTCGGCGTCGACCACGTGTTGGACTCCGTCCACGAGCTCTTCGAGCTCCTCGACGAACTGCACACCACCCGGCCCGCCCGCTTCCTGCTGCCACCGGTCGGTGCGGGCCATGGCCGATAG